AGATAACCAAGACACGTATGAATTTCATAAACAAAAGCTGGAAACAAATAACCGAAACACTCTTTACAAGATGTTTTTGCTTATGAAGTGATCACAACCTCACTCCAATCTAAAAAGAGAACCAACAAATCCCCCCAAATACATTATTCCATTTGGATGGTGACCACTCATTTCTGGACACTCTCCATCCTCTTTTCCCTCTCTAAGTAGGACCATTTGACGGCCGGAATATGGAATAACCATTGATACCAGATGCCACATTTGAGTAATCTGGATAGTACGAGTAACCATCATTATCCGAGTTCCTCATACCTAGATATAGCAGATCAGATCCGCCCACCTGCCACTGGTTAGGCATCACCCCGTCAACCTGCCCATTGACGTAAGAAGTACTCATTTGTGGAACATAATCTCTCATTGAATCGAAATGCCCATTAGACGACCTATAACCTCCTTGAAATCCGTGATCATGATGATGGAAACTCAGCGAACGCTCGAACCTGCAAGAACTGGTTGAGGATCCAAACTCATCATCTGCACCCAAGTCCCCAGGATAACTGAACTGTCGATTAAGCAAGTGTGGCCCACTATTAAGAGACTGGAATGTTGAACTCGCCTTTGCCGACTTTCCAACACCAGTTTCATCATCAAGCAGGTCATTTATGATATCAAGATGCGGGAACTCATCCACTAACAACCCTTGGTTCTGACGGCCAGATGTGCAAGCAGGGAACTCAGTCAAGATATCACCCATAGATCTACTGTGCACTGGCCTGTACAAGTCATGGTTTTGAATGTCATTAAGCCCGGAAGGTTGGTCATAGTGCATGCTTCTGCTTGTTTCGCTTTGAGAATTTTCCATCCACTGGGGACCATTATGTAATACATCGCGTTTAACCATGCCAAAGGGCAAACCTGTCTGGCCAGCACTAGTGCCCATTCTATCAGAGCCCTGGGGTAAAAATATTGGTGATGATACCATGGAGGACGGTTGAGAAAACCCAGAAGATTGTTTCACTGTGGAACTAGAGGAACTGGAATGGGTCAGATTGGCAGCTGTTGAAGTCACTGGGTTCCCTATTATAGCATTTCTGTAGGATTGAGGAACATAACTGTGAGTAGCAGGTGATGGATCAGGACCTAACCGACTAGATGCACTCACTGAACGTGAAAGTGGAAGAGCTGTTTGAGCCATCGAGACAACAGGAGCTGCAGGCCTGGGACCAGGAACCAAAGGAGAACTAGAAGGTCTTGACATCACGGAAAGTTGTGCTACAGATCTTTCAGTTAATCTCACACTTGCAGTTGAAGATTTTAGGGTCTCGGTTTTGGACACAGTTGTTGCTTGTGATGCAGATGAGAAAGGGGAAGATGTTTTCCTGATATGAACAGGATCTACCGTAGCGCTGGTCTTGTGTTCTTCTGACTTCATCTGAACAGTTGAGGATATGTTTCTAAGGGGACTTAATGGTGAGGATGGCACTGCTGGTATATTCTCTTTCCGTAGACTTTCATTGTCAACAGGTCTCTCTGTCTCAACTTGGTCTTTGATATTCTGTTTCTGTTGCAGTGAAGCAACATCCTCCTCCTACCAATTAGAAAAGCAAATACCATAcatcaagaaaaaaaatgttataatgGAGATACGAAGTATTGAATATCAAATGAGCaaatacaaaatttttggtATGCTATGGTATTATGGCTTATtcctaaaaaaaaattagggggaaaagaaaagggaaaagatGATCTTTAAAGGGAAACATTAAAAATTAACCAAAATTTTAGTCCCATGTACAAACATGATATCCCACCACCTTCAAAATCCAGATCATTTTGATTCATAGGTAAATTTGTAAATCGTAAAACAAATCACCAGCATTTACCTAAGACTAATAATAAACTTAATATTACAACGTTCCCTCAAGCTTAAACTTGTTAAGCTTTAAGAATCCTAGAAATAAAAATAGCAAACAAATGAACAGGAAGCAAAGAGCACCAAGAAACAACTCCAAGGGAAAAAATAATGAGGATAAAAATATCTTCATATAGGATAAAGATATCTGCATGGATTAGTACCGTAACACAAGGTGTCAGAATTTGACTTTTTCCTTCTTCAGAAGAATGTATAACAGCATTCCGTTCTTATTTTCACATCTATTATTCCCAAGGGAAGACAGGAAATATAAAGTTTTCACTCACGTGGCAGCTGATGGAAAGAAGATGCAAACAATAAACAAAGTAGGTATATAGAAACATCACCAAGGGCTTGTTTGGGTACTTTGGTTTGTGTTTTCAtttcttctttcattttcaatattttctaattcaaattttgtgaaggaaagaatgaaaacagaaaacaGTATTGaatattttatcattttcgttttttttcacaaaaaaaaaaccactgaaaattaaaataaaaccaAACAGTCCCTAGGTTTTCAGTTATCTTGAATACTCATGGACTTCTCCAAAATATAATCAAAGCGCAAACTATTTTTTATCTATCTCAGCAGAAGAATCAGgtaaaaattattctaatatgTAACCAACCAGAGAGCAAGAAACACttaataattttacaaggaTTCGGGGATGGAAATTGGACCACCTTTCTTACAACATGCTGCTCAGCCCACTTTAACCGGTCCCGCAAGGAGATGACAGTGCCCTTGGACTCAGATTCCCGAACCTTACTGCTTCCAGACTCATTGTGAATACCCACAGCAACTGTGGCAGAACCAGATGGTTGACCATCTGTTTCATTTGTCCAGCTACCAATATCACAAGATGCTTTACCATGGTTCTTAGCTCTACAGATAAAAGGTGCCAAATTAGGTTAAGACACCAACCATACTTGATATCAATCCAGACTAAAAGTTTAATGTATACATTTACCTGCTAGGTGACTTCTGGGCTTTATAATTTGAGAAAGGGCTCCCCTTGTAATGGTCATTCATGACCACTGATGGCAATGAATCAGTTGAGCATGTTGAAGAACTATCATCTATCACTGAACTGCTCCTTTTCTCAGACAGTCCATTTTGCATCGATGAAACACCTATGCCGTTGCTACTAGCCTCAGTTGGAGGATGAGCTTCAGATGCATCAGTATCCCAATTAACAGGACTAGCatctctgtcttctgaatcagGTTGAAGTACCTCAACAACGGCATCCACGGAGTCAGACGCATCAGAAACATCTTCCATGGCATCAGCCTtttcagacagactttgagGCTCATCCATAATAGAATCCTTTTTCTCATCAACATCATTGTCATCTTGGTTCTTGCCATTAAGAGCCAAAGCAGTCCTCTCCTCCTTCCCTTTATCCTTTCCTTTCCGATTGTTCCGTTTTTGTTTTGCCTGTAATGAAAAAAAGTGGTCTAGTTGTCAGCCATAAAAGCAAAGTCAACTATTTCCTCATATAAACCAAACGCACTTAACATCCTTCAAGGTTGGGTTAATTATTTTGGGTAAGTTATCTGCCAGTTTTGCAAGAAATCTGGGGATGCTTTTAATATTATGAACTATTTCAAACCCAAAGTTAGCTGCATGGAGAAGGAAAATAGAAGGTCAAGACTCATTGAAATGAAGATCCCTTGACAATGTCTCCTTGAGACCCGCACCTGTTTTCTCTTTGACTTCTTTTCCTTCTCACCGACCCCACGTTTTACTTTCTGATCACTTTCAGCTTGCCATGCAGCCTCTTCTTCCCGGATGAGCTCTTCCTGTCTCTTAAGTGCAACAGCCTCCTGGTATGCAACCTCAATTTTATTGCTGCAACATTCGATAGGTAGGAGTCAGCACATCTTAATCAACGGATGataaatacatacatataaaCTACCAAGTACCAACACAAGAAAGAGAGCTTTGGAGCAATAGTTGAGTTGTCTCCATGTGACTTCAAGGTCACAGAGTCAAGCTGTGACACTGATAGAATATAATAATACAGAGATAGGAAAAGTAGAGAAAGAAGGGTATGATATTGATAAATGGAAATTCTCAGAATAAGTCAAAATGCTCAAGAGCCAAATTCAGAGCACTCAGTAGTTCTCCCACTCCAAAACTAGAATAATCCAAGCCTAACCCTTTCCTGACCTCACTCATGACACCTATATCTCCTCTAACAGAAATCTCTCCACACAAAAGGGTCCCCTATGGCCTTCAGCTCACCAAAGTTAGTTACGCTCTAGCCCACATGGATTGAGGAGCCATTCCCTATGGCTGTGTTTGTTTACAAGGAGGGGACATTAAGGCATGGATACAGAGACATAAAATCGTGTTTGGCAGATGAGACATAGATATAGTGTCCTGGgacactgaattagtgtattttgcgTCTTTCCTGACGGAAAGGACACAGAGACACTGGACGgcgacacaacttatttttttattttttcttttatgattactatcaaattttcataattacatcttttataattctattttttattctaaattttgtgTGAAGGAAAAAATGAAGGTAAATCGAACTTTTTGTTGtttgttttatcttatattCAGTTTAtcatcaaacaaaataaaaaaaacactaGTTTCTGTATCTCTGTCTTTTGTGTCAAGTTCTCAGTGTCTTGTCTTGTCCTATTCTCAAAACCAAACGCAACCTAttttaccctttccttttttctcttgcATACACTTTCAACTCTTTGCCTTGCTGTTCCCTATCAGAAACCAACCACTAATGCATTTATCAAGTTGGAATGCCTACATTACACCCTTTGGGTGTGACCCTTCTCTAATATTTGTGCACCAAGCTACCCTTTATAAACTACCAACACAAGAAATAgctgagagagagagagacagagagagaaGGCCATGGGTATTTAAAAGCACACAATACCTGAATATATGGGCAAGGACAAATATCTCCAAAGTTCTACGACCCAATTCTGTGAGACGCCTTTCATCACGCTCTATAGAATCTTTATTGAAGTCCTCTCCCGAGTTTCCATCCTACAAAATTAGGCAAGAAATTCTCTAAGAAATGAAATGGATTCTAAAACCATAAAGCCCAACTATATCACATCCATATCCTTCTTCGTGCTCATAACCTCTAGAGCTGTTAAATATGTTGCCAGCTCTAATGATGCTAAACTTACTTCTTAAACATTACATTAATTATTAAAGGAGATATATCAATACCCGTAAGTGAACTACAGAAATTTGGAAGAAAAATAAGGGGGATCCCAACATAAATTCAACTTAGTTTTTAGCATTTGAGTAGTATAAATTCATTGCATTATAACCACTATTGTCAATATAGAGGCAGCTCCTTGATATGCTATAACTAGCACTTTTGGGCCAGCTGCTCTGCCCTTCAATCATGGATTGACTACGTTAATGCTATCAACAGATAATTCCATAGTTATTTTCGTGAACATGATTCCAACATCTTACCTTTGTACGATTCTGAGGACCCTTCTCCTCTTTAGGAGGGAGTGGTTCTATAGCAGCCCTTTCTAGTAGCAGTAAAACATCATCCACCAATACAAACATATCCTTCTCAACACGGATAATTGGTGCTGGCATTTCTTCACCATCCAGCGATTTTACCCTAGCCTTCTTGCACTTGGTCTGGCCTTCAAGAGCCCTCAGCCCACTGTACAAAGAGTCCATAACCAACGTAGACGTGACTTCTTTCTCTATAAAGAAGTGTTTTACAACTACTTTCAAAATTACATCTGTCTTCTCTCTCGACATGCGGCGCCTAGAATTTTGGTCAATTTCCCGCCAGAAAGCAAAGAAGCTGAATGTAACAAATTACCGTATGATCAGCTAATCAAATGAAACACTGCAACTTAAAGGTCTAGCGAAGTGTCAATGAATGAATGCACAATATTAAATAGGGAAATAGTTTAGAttcccaaaataaaaaattactaggGGGAGGCACAAAGACAATTACATAGATCATACAATGATGAGATGGTATATATTTCAGATTCCATGAAGGTGGCTACCTACATAAAAAGTGGTCACTGAATAGGTTTGATTCCACAGTATTCATCTCTCATCTCTACCTTCCTATCCATTCCCAATACATTAAACATTTTTCACTTTCAAGGATTGAATGCTTTCCCTCCCAGCATGCCaatgatattttgaatttagaGATTGAAGGGGAATTAAACCAACTCAGATCATGGTTCTTCAGTTCAAGTTTTGAAATATTATTATTGATCAGAaactgaaaaataaataatttaataaccCTGACTTTTATTAGGTCAAGGTGACAATATGGAGAAAGAACAAAACATAAGGACAATGGCATACATAGTGTGACAAGTTACAGAACAGATTATACACATACAAGAATGACACTTTTCTAGGAAAGCATAAAGTACCTCGACCACCTAGCTTTATCCTCTATCAACTTCCCAAGCTTGCTTCTTCTCTCTTCCACAAAGCGCCGGCAAATTTGTTCTACATTTGTCAAATATACCCTAACAAGTTCTCTCCTATACTGACAATCAAGGCAACGAAAAGGTCTGTCTGATTTCTCCCTATGCATCAGAAACAAAAAGTTAAATAAGATCACACATCTGAACCAAAAGCTCCAGCTCAAAATAAAAACCAAATAAACAAGGTTTACATTTCTCATTGTCCAGAGGCCCAGATGTCAtgcaatttctttttttatatataatttgaaatcCTATCATTTTTTGTATGAGATTTAGGAGGGAATAATTTGTCATTTGGACTTTAGgagtaaatatattaaaaaggCCTTTCATCCAACAATATATACCGCTTTCCTGCATCAACAAACCAATAACACAAATGTTTATAATTGGTTTCAAACTGCTACTACATGTGTGCTCATTGTCATCTTTCATAATAATTATGCAACATCcatgatttatttatttctctAAGTTAGATCTGATTTCTTCGTTCCCATCTTTCAATTGTTTtgcaatcatatttttattaaagCTAACAAAGGTAATCCACACAGCTATAGCAACTCAATATTTTAACAGAAAAGATCTTAAACACAACAAGATAACATTTAACACAAATTTTAGGCCCAAAAAGTgacaaagaaaaataacattGAAAAGGCCTATGGAGAGTAGAAGTCTAAAATTTCTGTGCATCAATCATCATAATGGAAATACAGGTTGCCAGATATAAATCCAAGGCTTTATATAGCCTTGCCACAAATACTACATAATGACAAGAACTACTGTAGGCCCTACTTCGCTAAAGAGATTTGCATCACAAAACCAGTGTTGTTTCTTGCTGGTTCTCAATTTACTAAAAGGGATATGAGCAATCACTCTAACCATTACAACTATAACCTATATAAAAATTTcttctttctatatatttttagaaaacaGTTGAAAACTGTGGACAAACACTAATCAGTAGCACAGTAACAAAGCTGCACAAAAGATGGAGGTGAACTGGAACTTGAACCTGAAAGATTCCAATAACATAAACTATGTATAGAATACCTAATGACTTGAACTTGAGCTTTTATTATCAAATTGTCAGAAGCGTCAACAAATCCATCATACACCTTGGAAAGCTCCATAAATTTTTTCCATCCCCAGTCATGCTCCTTCTTCCAAAATCGATGCAACGTATCTGGAAGGTATAAGTGTCTCAATAATGCTGATAGAAAAATTGTAAACTCCAGTAGTAATAAAGCAACTATTAGCCAGCAAACCAGAATATTTTGATTTCTTTGGGTCTTTGTTGACCACGGCAATTGTAAATTGCGCGAAATGGCTCCATCCTGTATCACCCCAAAGAAAAGGGAATATAAGCCAAACAATCTGGAACCAGTTACACAGAAAGCGAAACTACAAAATGATACAatcttcaaaaaaattaaaaataaaaacaaattgagatttattttttctgttttgacaaaattatatgtattatatGTTTTGTGAATTGAACCTGGAAGAAGTTTATCATGATTAGCCACACACAGAAACAGCGAAAGATGATTGCAAACATCACAACCTTGTGGATAGATTAAAATATACCTGCCACACGCCAAAGGATGAGTAAGTCAACAAATTCGACACTACATATTAAGCAATTAGCAAGTCATATGGACCATCTTTGCAAACAAAACAAATTTATTAGTGTTAGTATGTACCAAAAGTACATCAAAGACTTGAATTCTATTCGCATCTGTTAGAAATAAAGAGTATCCTGTGATATATCTAGAATATCGCAAACTTTCATGATTATTCCCTTGGTTAATTAGGATTAGAGTTTGTGTTGTTATAAATGGGGATTGATGCTTTGTAATTTTACACATCACACTTCACACCACCTGCAAACTTCCATTAATTCACTCTTTATTCTCTTTTTACCTACACTCTTACCTAAAATTCATAATCTTAACATGGTATCAAAGCGGTACCAACAATTGTGACCCATGGCATCTTTCTATGGCCAGGTTCCAATCATTTGAAACTTATATTTTTAAGAATCTATTCCATCTTTGCTTTATACCTGTTTCTTCAATCTTGCTTCTAGTCTTCATTTTAAAACTTTCCTCACACAGCTACTGTTTTAAAAATGCACTATTAACCCTGGTGTCCTTTCCGCCAACTTTTCCAACATTCTTTCTAGCCAGCTGTTACCATGCATCACTCCAGCAGCCTTGAACCTGTGTCACGTGTCATTCCACCAGTCTCCAACACTTCTTTGCCATCGGCCACCATTCCAGTCCTAATTCAGGCGATCGACCTCACCAACAAAACCATCACCTCCTGCACATTTTGTTTGCTACAGACGCATCTTCACGTGGTCTCCCACGTGGCATCAAACACCTCACCAAGCTTCTGCACATTTGAAGACCTGCCACTGTCTGTCCAACAAGAGAAGGTGCATGTAGAGGACCCATCTTATATgccttagagtttgactgttgCCATCATTGAATATTGATGCATTTTTGGGCTATTTCTGGTACCAGAACTGCTATTGGACCTCTGCAGAAGCAGCTGTCTGGCACTGCACTCTCTTATCCATTACTTTCTGGTGATGTCGCAATGGTGTTGAGGTACTAGGTAAAAGGTTTTAATAAATGGAAGCAACATCTAACCAAGTTTCGTCCAATAAATCTTCATATTTTCTGGTATTTTGCAGCAACATTTTTCGGTTTTCCTTCAAGGATCTCACCCATcctttgaattaaaatttggcTTTAGTCATTCTTAAATTCCTATACCGAGGCTTTACCAAAAGAGATACCCAGCCACAGAACTTGTTTGTAACTTGTGGAGCAACTCTAAAAGTATTTGCCCAAAACAGGGTGGCACTCATTTGTCATGCCCAATCCCATCCTTTGAATTTTACAATATGGATTTCATCCTTTGCTCAAGATTATAATTGTTACCAACAAGATCTAACATACAAATAGGTTTGAAGGTTTTGATCAAAACAATACAAACAGTAAAGTCTAAAGCacaaaaaagcaaaaaaaaaaagtgatcaAGTCCTACAAGTCTATCTAAAGGAACATACCATTTGTAGCCGCCAACCTCAAATGCATTACTGCGAAGTTCCCTTTTGGTAATCTGAGAAAACTTCTCTATCTTCCATGTATATTTTCCATACAGTTCAGAAGGTTTTGGTCCTGTAAAATGAAAACCAAAACAataatcaaagtataataacaCCCATTCACTTGGAAACTTTAACAACGATAATCAAAGTATAATCACATCCATGCACTTGGAAAGTTTAACAGCCGATTTAAAGGTCAGAGAAATTTGATGGTATAATAATCTCACTACAAAACTTACTAAGAGACAAGCAGAACTGCTAACAGTGTATCTAAGTGACAACACATAACATGATGTCTCATTATTAGTGCAAGACCCAAATTGTTACCAAACATTTTCATACAAACTGAATAATTAACCAAATCACTAAAGTCAACCAATTaaccaaaagaaaaaggaatgaGATTTTGTCACATAACATGatatctaatttaattattctttatAACACAATTACCATCCCTAAAGCTCACTCAGCCATGTGTGTGTGCGGGGAAAAACCGAGGAAAGAAATTTACCACCATCATCTTCGTCATCAGTGTCCCAATAAGGAGGCGAGGTAGACGTGATTCCATTCTCAACCTGCTCAGATGATCGCCACTCTGCCAATGCATCCCCAGATTGACACCGTTGCCCACTTGAGATTCCCTCCGCAGATTTTCCCACTCCAGACTCCTCACTGACAACCCCAGCCATTCCCTGATCAGGAAATAGTCCACTAAATCTCCGCTTACAACAACCACTGtataataatcaaataaacaaaccCAAATTAACCCCTAAAACCCCACATTATTTTATCAGACACAATGATGCACAGTTGGTAGTAAGTATATCCATTCCTAACGGCATGACAAAAATCATTTAAAATCAAATGataaccaacaaaaaaaaaaggcaaaGGTGCTTTGCCCAAGGAAAATTTAAGACAACAAAGAACAAATTAAGCATCCAATTTTGAATTCTCcaagttaagaactgaaaaacAATAACACTCCTTTCTCCAGAACTCATATCAATTAAACTAATGCAACACTAACCTTCCCaatttcagctcaaaattattgaaACCAAACACAAACACAAAGGCAAACTCAGCCAAAAACCCAAACATCAAATAAAaccctaaaataaaaaatttcaaaaacaaaaaatactcAATCAAACTAATAGTTGAAACAATccgaattaaaataaaaatcaagcAACTGAACAATACGCGATGGCGGAACTACCTCTCTGAGGCGAAAtagcataaaaatcaaaaacCGAAAATTCACAGCCAAAACAAACATTTGCAAAGAAGGCGAATATCTCACGCAATAATTCACacgaataaataaaaaacaaaaagaatgaaaaaaaaggggatAATATGATCAGAATAGGGAAATTGAAGAATGAAACAGAAGGAGAATGAGTGGATCGATGTGAAGAGTGGAAGACAAACCTGGGAATCGAAGAGCGGAGGTTTGTCAAAAGGGCGCAATCAGAGCCCTGAgattttagagagagagagagagagaggcgaagagagagagagaagagaaatagGTTCAGCAGcaacagagagagagagaagaaagagagcAAAAGCATAACCCAAAACAAACcccaaaattaaataaattaattaaaaattatattttttaagataataaaaagaaaaataaatattttattttttctttcaatcacAATTGTTTCCATACTTTCCTTATAGGCTTTTGCATTAGAAGAACACGGGTTTCCTTTTTCGTCCCTATTTAGGAGTTTTTCCATTTTTGATTTTTCAttgcatttaaaaaaaaaaaaaatacaacaaaacTACTACACAGCCGCCACTTTCAGTTTCTCGCATGATTTTGgctttttgtaatttttcttaggtttcaattttatttttgtctatGGAAAAtacactattttttatttaaataagaatttaattgtaaagcaattttaatatttacacATACATTCTATTTCGTAGCattacattaataaaaataattatttttttacataaatcaaataaataattattcaaaaaaaatatatttaaacgattgaataaaatattttaaatcgtatattaaaatcaaattctttaaataaatatataatttttatgataaGTTAACACTCAATTTGTGAATTTATTCTTTAAGGAAGTAATTAATGGTGAAGACTATAATTAtgagttttaaaattttctggCACCATAGAAAATATATTAGAAAAaccaaaatgaaaaaaaaagtttattttgtaattatcaaaaccttatttaaaattttaagatcaaaatgatcaaaataaccaaaatgaaaattaaagaatCCTTTATATTACTCATTATATTGGTTATAGTTGCTCTCTAAAGTATCTGATAGATCGATGTAAGACCAATTAACAAGAGTGACAAAGTCAACATAATAATCAATCACTAGATGTTGTTATTGCAGCTTAAAGATCAATTCGTGTGAAGATTCAAAAAGTAAGGTTCCCAAATTTAATCTCTATGGAACACTTGAGTTGAGGCCATGAGCGAAACGAACAAATGGTGTTGAATGTTGAGACATCTGAAATCAAGGAATGACCATGCCAGTCATATGGATGGCAGCAATACCGATTTGGTCTTCTTTCGACACtctaaagaaattaaaatattgatCGACGGAGAAGATTCAACTCAATGCGTCAGAAACtatcaaattttgataaatCGAAGCTCATCCTTCCTTGTTGTCAAGGACGAGAGAAATTGTCGATTCCAAAATGTGATTCTATAGGTGATTCGTGTATGGTTGAGTAACCCCTATTATAATCAGAGAGAAGTTGAGGGATGGAGAATTGGATCGCCTCCAACTTCAGATCCCTCACCTCCATAACGCACTCTTGTTTAGGCGCCTCTCtgataagataaataaataggAATAAAAAACACAgcaaaaacaagaagaaatatAGAATTTTCTTACTAGATCTCTAAGAAATCTATTTTTTGCAACCTATGTCGCCGAAAGAGCTTTTTCAACTAGACTTTCAAAGAATTATCCTTGACAACTTAAATCAAAGGGATGAAACTAAAGAAGCTAACACTTAGAGTTACCTTAGGATGGATTCTTCAATTTCTTCATTTAACAAGTAAAGCAAACCATTCACCTCACTTAATGTAACACCCTCCTCACCAGAATATCATGCTTTTGGCTGCGCCATGCTAATAA
The genomic region above belongs to Arachis stenosperma cultivar V10309 chromosome 5, arast.V10309.gnm1.PFL2, whole genome shotgun sequence and contains:
- the LOC130983255 gene encoding TNF receptor-associated factor homolog 1b-like isoform X2 — encoded protein: MAGVVSEESGVGKSAEGISSGQRCQSGDALAEWRSSEQVENGITSTSPPYWDTDDEDDGGPKPSELYGKYTWKIEKFSQITKRELRSNAFEVGGYKWYILIYPQGCDVCNHLSLFLCVANHDKLLPGWSHFAQFTIAVVNKDPKKSKYSDTLHRFWKKEHDWGWKKFMELSKVYDGFVDASDNLIIKAQVQVIREKSDRPFRCLDCQYRRELVRVYLTNVEQICRRFVEERRSKLGKLIEDKARWSSFFAFWREIDQNSRRRMSREKTDVILKVVVKHFFIEKEVTSTLVMDSLYSGLRALEGQTKCKKARVKSLDGEEMPAPIIRVEKDMFVLVDDVLLLLERAAIEPLPPKEEKGPQNRTKDGNSGEDFNKDSIERDERRLTELGRRTLEIFVLAHIFSNKIEVAYQEAVALKRQEELIREEEAAWQAESDQKVKRGVGEKEKKSKRKQAKQKRNNRKGKDKGKEERTALALNGKNQDDNDVDEKKDSIMDEPQSLSEKADAMEDVSDASDSVDAVVEVLQPDSEDRDASPVNWDTDASEAHPPTEASSNGIGVSSMQNGLSEKRSSSVIDDSSSTCSTDSLPSVVMNDHYKGSPFSNYKAQKSPSRAKNHGKASCDIGSWTNETDGQPSGSATVAVGIHNESGSSKVRESESKGTVISLRDRLKWAEQHVVRKEEDVASLQQKQNIKDQVETERPVDNESLRKENIPAVPSSPLSPLRNISSTVQMKSEEHKTSATVDPVHIRKTSSPFSSASQATTVSKTETLKSSTASVRLTERSVAQLSVMSRPSSSPLVPGPRPAAPVVSMAQTALPLSRSVSASSRLGPDPSPATHSYVPQSYRNAIIGNPVTSTAANLTHSSSSSSTVKQSSGFSQPSSMVSSPIFLPQGSDRMGTSAGQTGLPFGMVKRDVLHNGPQWMENSQSETSRSMHYDQPSGLNDIQNHDLYRPVHSRSMGDILTEFPACTSGRQNQGLLVDEFPHLDIINDLLDDETGVGKSAKASSTFQSLNSGPHLLNRQFSYPGDLGADDEFGSSTSSCRFERSLSFHHHDHGFQGGYRSSNGHFDSMRDYVPQMSTSYVNGQVDGVMPNQWQVGGSDLLYLGMRNSDNDGYSYYPDYSNVASGINGYSIFRPSNGPT
- the LOC130983255 gene encoding TNF receptor-associated factor homolog 1b-like isoform X1; protein product: MLLLSFFSLSLLLLNLFLFSLSLRLSLSLSLKSQGSDCALLTNLRSSIPSGCCKRRFSGLFPDQGMAGVVSEESGVGKSAEGISSGQRCQSGDALAEWRSSEQVENGITSTSPPYWDTDDEDDGGPKPSELYGKYTWKIEKFSQITKRELRSNAFEVGGYKWYILIYPQGCDVCNHLSLFLCVANHDKLLPGWSHFAQFTIAVVNKDPKKSKYSDTLHRFWKKEHDWGWKKFMELSKVYDGFVDASDNLIIKAQVQVIREKSDRPFRCLDCQYRRELVRVYLTNVEQICRRFVEERRSKLGKLIEDKARWSSFFAFWREIDQNSRRRMSREKTDVILKVVVKHFFIEKEVTSTLVMDSLYSGLRALEGQTKCKKARVKSLDGEEMPAPIIRVEKDMFVLVDDVLLLLERAAIEPLPPKEEKGPQNRTKDGNSGEDFNKDSIERDERRLTELGRRTLEIFVLAHIFSNKIEVAYQEAVALKRQEELIREEEAAWQAESDQKVKRGVGEKEKKSKRKQAKQKRNNRKGKDKGKEERTALALNGKNQDDNDVDEKKDSIMDEPQSLSEKADAMEDVSDASDSVDAVVEVLQPDSEDRDASPVNWDTDASEAHPPTEASSNGIGVSSMQNGLSEKRSSSVIDDSSSTCSTDSLPSVVMNDHYKGSPFSNYKAQKSPSRAKNHGKASCDIGSWTNETDGQPSGSATVAVGIHNESGSSKVRESESKGTVISLRDRLKWAEQHVVRKEEDVASLQQKQNIKDQVETERPVDNESLRKENIPAVPSSPLSPLRNISSTVQMKSEEHKTSATVDPVHIRKTSSPFSSASQATTVSKTETLKSSTASVRLTERSVAQLSVMSRPSSSPLVPGPRPAAPVVSMAQTALPLSRSVSASSRLGPDPSPATHSYVPQSYRNAIIGNPVTSTAANLTHSSSSSSTVKQSSGFSQPSSMVSSPIFLPQGSDRMGTSAGQTGLPFGMVKRDVLHNGPQWMENSQSETSRSMHYDQPSGLNDIQNHDLYRPVHSRSMGDILTEFPACTSGRQNQGLLVDEFPHLDIINDLLDDETGVGKSAKASSTFQSLNSGPHLLNRQFSYPGDLGADDEFGSSTSSCRFERSLSFHHHDHGFQGGYRSSNGHFDSMRDYVPQMSTSYVNGQVDGVMPNQWQVGGSDLLYLGMRNSDNDGYSYYPDYSNVASGINGYSIFRPSNGPT